The genomic interval ACGCACGATCAGCTCGTGGTCCAACCGGCGCTCCGGCGGCGCGCCGTCGGTCGGCTTCTGCACCAGGAGCGAGACGGCGGCGGCGGCCATCTCCTTGATCGGCTGGCGGCAGGTCGTCAGCGGCGGCCAGACCATCTGCGCCACGAGGGAATCGTCGAACCCCGCGACCGAAAGCTGCGACGGCAGCTTGAGGTGAAAGCGCTGCGAGGTGGCGAGCACGGCGGCGGCCATGTCGTCGTTGCTGGCGAAGATCGCGGTCGGCCGGTTCTTCAGCGACAGCAATATCTCTCCGGCCTCCAGGCCGGACTGATAGGAGAAATAGCCCTGCGCGCAGAGCTCTTCGGCGAAGGGAATGCCGGCCTGCTTGAGCGCGGCGCGATAGCCCTCGAAACGCGCATGCGCGGCGCTGTGATCGGGATGGCCCTTGATGAAGCCGATGCGGCGATGGCCGAGGCCGATGAGATAGGCGGTCATCTCCCGCGCGGCTGCGTGATCGTCGATGCTGACGCTGGCGCTGTCGGGCAGGGCCTGCCTGGGCGCGATGCGCACGAACCTCACATGCTCGGCCTTCAGCGCCTCCAGCACGGAAGGCGAGTCGCACAAGGGCGGCGTGAGGATCAGCCCGTGCAGCGAGGATTGCACGGCCAGCGCGCGCACCGCCGCGCCGAGATTGGGATCCTGCGCGCTGAGCTGCTCGACGATGAGATGGTAGCCGTCCTCGCGGCAGCGCCGGAGCGCGCCGATCTGCACCGCCGCCATGTAGCTTTCCGACGGGTTGTCGTAGAGCAGGCCGATCAGGAACGACCGCTCGCTGGCCAGGCCGCGGGCGAAGAAATTGGGCCGATAGGACAGCGCGTCCACCGCTTCCATCACCCGCGCCTGGGCCTGCTCGCTGACATTGGGCTGGCGGTTGACGACGCGAGAAACCGTTTTGATCGAGACGCCGGCGCGCCGGGCGACGTCGTAGATGCTGGCGGGCTTGCTGGGCGGAGGCGGGCGCTTGGACTTCATGGGATCGACGGTCCGGTGGACATGGTGCGCGCAGGGCCTTCGCGGACGTTTCGTCGGCGCGGCACCTTAGGGGGCGATGCGCTCGGGGTGAAGCACTGCGGACGGCCGGAGGTTGACAACGCTGTCAAGGAACGTCGGAATCCGTCCATGCGGCGCCGCGGCCGGATAAGAGATAGGAACGGCGTTGCCGAACGGGAGGACGTGTTGAACACCGGACAAATGCTTGCCCTGGCGGTCGCCGGCTTCACGCTGGGTGCCTGCGTCAGCGCTCCCGAACCGCAGGCGCCCTCCGTCCCGGGCATGGTCCATCCCGAGATCTGGCCGAAGCTCGCGTCTCCCGTGGCGGACGATCCGGCGATCGACGCGCGCGTCGCCGATCTGCTGTCGAAAATGACGGTCGAGGACAAGGTCGGACAGACGATCCAGGCGGACGTCGCCTCGGTCTCGCCCGGAGACGTGCGGACCTACCGGCTGGGCTCGGTGCTCGACGGCGGCAATTCCGGCCCCGGCGGCAACGATCGCGCGCCGGCGGCGGACTGGCTGAAGGCGGCCGATGCCTTCTACGACGCCTCGCTCGACGCGCCGGCGGGTCACGTCGCGATCCCGGTGATCTGGGGCTCGGACTCCGTCCACGGCAACTCCAACATCATCGGCGCCACGATCTTTCCGCACAATGTCGGCCTGGGCGCGGCGAACGATCCCGACCTGTTGCGCAGGATCGGCGAGATCACCGCGATCGAGACGCGGGTCGTCGGCCAGGACTGGACCTTCGCGCCCACCGTCGCGGTGGTGCAGGACGTGCGCTGGGGCCGCTCCTATGAAAGCTATTCGGAGAACCCCGACATCGTGCGCGCCTATGCCGGCGCGATGGTCGAAGGCATCCAGGGCGTGCCGGGCACGCCCGGTTTCTTGCGCGGCGGCCACATCGTCGCGACCATCAAGCATTTCCTCGGCGACGGCGGCACCGACAAGGGGCGCGACCAGGGCGACAATCTCGCCAGCGAGGAAGACCTGCGCGACATCCATTCCGCCGGCTACCAGTCGGGCATCGCGGCCGGGGCGCAGGCGGTGATGGCGTCCTATTCGAGCTGGCACGGCAACAAGATGCACGGCGACCGCGCCCTCTTGAACGACGTGCTGATCGACCGCTTCGGCTTCAACGGCTTCGTCGTCAGCGACTGGAACGCGCACGGCCAGCTCCCGGGCTGCAGCACGACCGATTGCCCCGCCGCTCTCGCCGCCGGCATCGACATGGTGATGGCGCCCGACAGCTGGAAGGGCCTCTACCAGCACACCCTGGCCGAGGTGAACGCCGGAACGATCCCGATGGCGCGGCTCGACGAGGCGGTGGCGCGCATCCTACGCGTAAAACTGCGCGCCGGCCTGTTCGACGCGGGCAAACCGTCGGGCCGGCCCTATGGCGGCAAATGGGACGAACTCGGCTCGCCCGAGCACCGCGCCGTCGCGCGCCAGGCGGTGCGGGAATCGCTGGTGCTGCTCAAGAACGAGCACGGCCTCTTGCCGCTCAGCGCGAAGCTGAACGTGCTGGTCGCGGGCGACGGCGCCGACGACATGGGCAAGCAGACCGGCGGCTGGACGATCTCCTGGCAGGGCACCGGCAATTCCCGCGCCGACTTCCCGCGCGCCCAGACGATCTTCGAAGGCATCGCCGAACAGGTGCGCGCCGGCGGCGGCACGGCCGTGCTCGCGCGCGATGGCGGCTTTGCCACGAAACCGGACGTCGCCATCGTGGTGTTCGGCGAAGATCCGTACGCGGAGTTCATGGGCGACCGCGACAACCTCGCCTTCCAGCCGGGCGATCCGCGCGACCTGCGCCTGATCCGCGACCTGCGCGCCAAGGGGATCCCGGTCGTCGCGATCTTCCTGTCGGGCCGGCCGCTCTACGTCACGCGCGAGATCAACGCCGCAGACGCCTTCGTCGCGGCATGGCTGCCGGGCACCGAAGGCGGCGGAGTCGCCGATCTCCTGTTCCGGGCGGCGGACGGCACGCCGGCCTATGATTTTCGCGGAAAGCTGTCCTTCTCCTGGCCGCGCGCGCCCGATCAGGTGCCGCTGCATCGGCCCGGCCCGAACGCGACGGCGGCGGAGCGCGCCGCCTACAATCCGCTCTTCGCCTTCGGCTACGGCCTGGACTACGCGCATCCGCGCGATCTCGGCGTCCTGCCCGAAGCGCCGGGCGGCGACGCCATCGCCGCCAATGTCGACCGCTATCTCGACAGCGGCCACGCCGCGCCGCCCTGGTCGCTGGCGATCGTCGGCGGCGACGGCGCGTCCGCGCCGGTGCTTCGCCTGCCGGCGAACACGCCGGCGCTCATGCTTGCGAGCACCGACCATCTCAAGCAGGAGGACACGCTCTCGGCGACATGGACCGGAAGCGGCTCCGCCGCGCTCGCGCTTTTGGGCACGCCGGTCGACCTGTCGCGGCAGACCAATGGCGACATGGCGCT from Rhizomicrobium sp. carries:
- a CDS encoding LacI family DNA-binding transcriptional regulator; amino-acid sequence: MKSKRPPPPSKPASIYDVARRAGVSIKTVSRVVNRQPNVSEQAQARVMEAVDALSYRPNFFARGLASERSFLIGLLYDNPSESYMAAVQIGALRRCREDGYHLIVEQLSAQDPNLGAAVRALAVQSSLHGLILTPPLCDSPSVLEALKAEHVRFVRIAPRQALPDSASVSIDDHAAAREMTAYLIGLGHRRIGFIKGHPDHSAAHARFEGYRAALKQAGIPFAEELCAQGYFSYQSGLEAGEILLSLKNRPTAIFASNDDMAAAVLATSQRFHLKLPSQLSVAGFDDSLVAQMVWPPLTTCRQPIKEMAAAAVSLLVQKPTDGAPPERRLDHELIVRQSTAPPGR
- a CDS encoding exo 1,3/1,4-beta-D-glucan glucohydrolase; this encodes MNTGQMLALAVAGFTLGACVSAPEPQAPSVPGMVHPEIWPKLASPVADDPAIDARVADLLSKMTVEDKVGQTIQADVASVSPGDVRTYRLGSVLDGGNSGPGGNDRAPAADWLKAADAFYDASLDAPAGHVAIPVIWGSDSVHGNSNIIGATIFPHNVGLGAANDPDLLRRIGEITAIETRVVGQDWTFAPTVAVVQDVRWGRSYESYSENPDIVRAYAGAMVEGIQGVPGTPGFLRGGHIVATIKHFLGDGGTDKGRDQGDNLASEEDLRDIHSAGYQSGIAAGAQAVMASYSSWHGNKMHGDRALLNDVLIDRFGFNGFVVSDWNAHGQLPGCSTTDCPAALAAGIDMVMAPDSWKGLYQHTLAEVNAGTIPMARLDEAVARILRVKLRAGLFDAGKPSGRPYGGKWDELGSPEHRAVARQAVRESLVLLKNEHGLLPLSAKLNVLVAGDGADDMGKQTGGWTISWQGTGNSRADFPRAQTIFEGIAEQVRAGGGTAVLARDGGFATKPDVAIVVFGEDPYAEFMGDRDNLAFQPGDPRDLRLIRDLRAKGIPVVAIFLSGRPLYVTREINAADAFVAAWLPGTEGGGVADLLFRAADGTPAYDFRGKLSFSWPRAPDQVPLHRPGPNATAAERAAYNPLFAFGYGLDYAHPRDLGVLPEAPGGDAIAANVDRYLDSGHAAPPWSLAIVGGDGASAPVLRLPANTPALMLASTDHLKQEDTLSATWTGSGSAALALLGTPVDLSRQTNGDMALRLGLRIDEAPAGQVTLEARCGKSCHGTVDLTGALRAALGKGWTTIDVRLSCFKQGGADMSAISAPFVLTSASRFALSLSTVALVPGEGPPSCPAAPQS